A region from the Desulfovibrio legallii genome encodes:
- the dnaB gene encoding replicative DNA helicase, whose amino-acid sequence MNNAPGREAGGVPSGGPTQAPGRVNRTVERAQQDLVRRVPPHSVEAEQAVLGGILLRPQLLHILVGQLAPEDFYLPAHAVIFQAILDLYGKSAPIDLLSIAEQLKSGNRLEEAGGAVYLGELAQAVVSGANAEYYATIVRDKALQRGLIEACSRIIANCYDASREVSDLLDSSEQAVFAISQRTVGRDFTPTRELLDKVFDNLSKLADARDVITGVTTGYTRLDKLTAGLQPSDLIIVAARPSMGKTAFSMCMALHAAVRQGVPVAVFSLEMSKEQLIQRMLAVWGKVDLSKLRRPSLLTDEDWQRLYEAADVVARAPIYIDDTPALSTLELRARARRLKAEKGLGLIVVDYLQLMRTSRRTDSRELEISDISRSLKGLAKELNLPVVALAQLNRKVEERGDKRPMLSDLRESGAIEQDADVIMFVYRDDVYKFQKPAERPPQGLAEIIIGKQRNGPVGVAELMYISPYTSFEDISPDWTPPPSEGGA is encoded by the coding sequence ATGAACAACGCCCCCGGCCGCGAGGCCGGGGGCGTGCCGTCGGGAGGGCCGACTCAGGCTCCCGGCCGCGTCAACCGCACGGTGGAGCGCGCCCAGCAGGACTTGGTGCGCCGCGTGCCGCCCCACAGCGTGGAAGCGGAACAGGCCGTGCTGGGCGGCATTCTGCTGCGGCCGCAGCTTCTGCACATTCTGGTAGGTCAGCTGGCCCCCGAAGACTTCTACCTGCCGGCGCACGCCGTTATTTTTCAAGCCATCCTCGATCTGTACGGCAAATCCGCGCCCATTGACCTCCTTTCCATCGCAGAGCAGCTCAAAAGCGGCAACCGCCTGGAAGAGGCCGGCGGGGCCGTGTACCTGGGCGAGCTGGCCCAGGCCGTGGTCTCCGGAGCCAATGCGGAATACTACGCCACCATCGTGCGGGACAAAGCCTTGCAGCGCGGGCTCATCGAGGCCTGCTCCCGCATCATTGCCAACTGCTACGACGCCTCCCGCGAGGTGAGCGACCTGCTGGATTCCTCGGAGCAGGCGGTCTTTGCCATTTCCCAGCGCACCGTGGGGCGCGACTTCACCCCCACGCGCGAGCTGCTGGACAAAGTTTTTGACAACCTCTCCAAACTGGCCGACGCCCGCGACGTCATCACCGGCGTCACCACGGGCTACACCCGCCTGGACAAGCTCACGGCGGGGCTCCAGCCTTCAGACCTGATCATCGTGGCGGCCCGGCCCAGCATGGGCAAGACGGCCTTTTCCATGTGCATGGCCCTGCACGCCGCCGTGCGCCAGGGCGTGCCCGTGGCCGTGTTCTCCCTGGAAATGAGCAAGGAGCAGCTCATCCAGCGCATGCTGGCCGTGTGGGGCAAGGTGGATCTCTCCAAGCTGCGGCGGCCTTCCCTGCTCACGGACGAGGACTGGCAGCGCCTCTACGAGGCGGCGGACGTGGTGGCCCGCGCGCCCATCTATATTGACGACACCCCGGCCCTGAGCACCCTGGAGCTGCGCGCCCGCGCCCGCCGCCTGAAAGCGGAAAAGGGCCTGGGCCTTATTGTGGTGGATTATCTCCAACTCATGCGCACCAGCCGCCGCACGGATTCGCGCGAGCTGGAAATCTCGGACATTTCCCGCTCCCTGAAAGGCCTTGCCAAGGAGCTCAACCTCCCAGTGGTGGCCCTGGCCCAGCTCAACCGCAAGGTGGAAGAACGCGGGGACAAACGCCCCATGCTCTCAGACCTGCGCGAATCCGGGGCCATTGAGCAGGATGCGGACGTGATCATGTTCGTATACCGCGACGACGTGTACAAATTTCAGAAGCCCGCCGAGCGGCCGCCCCAGGGCCTGGCCGAAATCATCATCGGCAAGCAGCGCAACGGCCCGGTGGGCGTGGCCGAGCTCATGTACATCTCCCCCTACACCTCTTTTGAGGACATCTCGCCGGACTGGACCCCGCCGCCTTCCGAGGGCGGGGCGTAA
- the rplI gene encoding 50S ribosomal protein L9 — protein MKLILRADVENLGTLGDVVEVKPGYGRNFLLPQGLAMVASPANLKVFEQERKKLQARMDALRAEAQGLQARLEALDVVIPMHVGDNDKLYGSVTSTIIGDALAALGVEVDRRRILMDAPIRTLGEHPVRVRLHASVVAVVPVKVISDHQPVVEEEPAETAAEAPADASAEASVDASAAQ, from the coding sequence ATGAAACTCATCCTTCGCGCCGACGTGGAAAATCTCGGCACCCTTGGCGATGTGGTTGAGGTCAAGCCCGGCTACGGGCGCAACTTCCTGTTGCCCCAGGGGCTGGCCATGGTGGCCTCCCCGGCCAACCTCAAAGTGTTTGAGCAGGAGCGTAAAAAGCTCCAGGCCCGCATGGACGCCCTGCGCGCCGAAGCCCAGGGCCTGCAGGCCCGGCTGGAAGCGCTGGACGTGGTCATTCCCATGCATGTGGGCGACAACGACAAGCTCTACGGCTCGGTGACCTCCACCATCATCGGCGACGCTCTGGCCGCCCTGGGAGTGGAAGTGGACCGCCGCCGCATCCTTATGGACGCCCCCATCCGCACCCTGGGCGAACACCCCGTGCGCGTGCGCCTGCACGCCAGCGTGGTGGCCGTGGTGCCGGTGAAGGTCATCTCCGACCACCAGCCCGTGGTGGAGGAAGAACCCGCCGAAACCGCCGCCGAAGCTCCTGCCGACGCTTCCGCGGAAGCCTCTGTGGACGCTTCCGCCGCCCAATAA
- the rpsR gene encoding 30S ribosomal protein S18 — MAFKKRFAPRRKFCRFCADKELPLDYKRPDILRDFITERGKIIARRITGTCAHHQRLLTREIKRARQMAMLIYTATHDSSVKKKSTI, encoded by the coding sequence ATGGCTTTTAAAAAGAGATTCGCCCCGCGCCGCAAGTTCTGCCGCTTCTGCGCCGATAAGGAACTGCCCCTGGACTACAAGCGCCCCGACATCCTGCGCGACTTCATTACGGAGCGCGGCAAGATCATCGCCCGGCGCATTACGGGCACCTGCGCCCACCATCAGCGTCTGCTGACCCGCGAAATCAAGCGCGCCCGCCAGATGGCCATGCTCATCTACACCGCCACGCACGATTCCAGCGTCAAGAAAAAGAGCACCATTTAA
- the rpsF gene encoding 30S ribosomal protein S6, translating into MRKFETLLLLSPELSAENREGVLSALTAVVERQEGVVTAVDHWGMRDLAYPVHKLMRGYYVRLEYEGPAALVAELERNVRITDGIFKFVTVKLADEEAGEVA; encoded by the coding sequence ATGCGGAAATTTGAAACCCTGCTGCTCCTTTCGCCGGAGCTTTCCGCCGAAAACCGCGAGGGCGTGCTCAGCGCGCTGACCGCGGTGGTGGAGCGCCAGGAGGGCGTCGTCACGGCTGTGGACCACTGGGGCATGCGCGACCTGGCCTACCCCGTGCACAAGCTCATGCGCGGCTACTATGTGCGCCTGGAGTATGAAGGCCCCGCCGCCCTGGTGGCGGAGCTGGAACGCAATGTGCGCATTACCGACGGCATCTTCAAATTCGTGACCGTCAAGCTGGCCGACGAAGAGGCCGGGGAGGTTGCCTAA
- the alr gene encoding alanine racemase, translating into MSECTFSPSVCHVDLGALRRNFARLGAPAALMPVIKSDAYGHGLVPVARTLAEAGARRFAVGTVAEGMALRDAGLRQKIVVLLGALDDVDWQGAAAQDLIPVVGSFTALEKAAAHCHAGRTLHVAVKCETGMGRLGFTQEELPQAVERLRGIQGLEPVMALSHLSCADTPGQEAYTRGQMERFAAMTATLRDAFPGLERSLANSAATIAWPEAHYDVCRPGIALYGGNPFAGTAWEGKGAALGLEWAMSVSAPVIQVRRLAAGQSVSYGRLFTAEAPATVAVVGIGYATGYARALSTRAVLLINGRRAPQVGRICMGMIMADVTGLPPVREGDAAWLVGGPAQPGERPVTAQDLADTLGTISYEVLCLLGATNPRLYG; encoded by the coding sequence ATGAGCGAGTGTACCTTTTCCCCTTCCGTGTGCCATGTGGACCTGGGAGCCCTGCGGCGCAACTTTGCCCGTCTGGGCGCGCCCGCCGCGCTCATGCCGGTCATCAAATCAGACGCTTACGGCCATGGGCTGGTGCCTGTGGCCCGCACCCTGGCCGAGGCCGGGGCCCGGCGCTTTGCCGTGGGCACGGTGGCCGAGGGCATGGCCCTGCGCGACGCCGGGCTGCGCCAGAAGATCGTGGTCCTGCTGGGGGCTTTGGACGATGTGGACTGGCAGGGGGCCGCGGCGCAGGATCTGATCCCCGTGGTGGGCAGTTTTACAGCTTTGGAAAAGGCCGCCGCCCACTGCCACGCGGGCCGCACCCTGCATGTGGCTGTCAAGTGCGAGACGGGCATGGGCCGCCTGGGCTTTACGCAGGAGGAACTGCCCCAGGCCGTGGAACGGCTGCGGGGCATCCAGGGGCTGGAGCCGGTTATGGCGCTTTCGCACCTTTCCTGCGCCGATACGCCGGGGCAGGAGGCCTACACTCGCGGGCAGATGGAGCGCTTTGCGGCCATGACGGCCACGCTGCGCGACGCTTTTCCGGGGCTGGAGCGCTCCCTGGCCAATTCGGCGGCCACCATTGCCTGGCCGGAGGCGCATTACGACGTGTGCCGCCCCGGCATTGCCCTTTACGGCGGCAACCCCTTTGCGGGCACGGCCTGGGAAGGCAAAGGCGCGGCCCTGGGCCTGGAATGGGCCATGAGCGTAAGCGCGCCGGTCATCCAGGTGCGGCGGCTTGCGGCCGGGCAGAGCGTTTCTTACGGCCGCCTGTTCACGGCGGAAGCGCCCGCCACGGTGGCCGTGGTGGGCATCGGCTACGCCACGGGCTACGCGCGGGCGCTTTCCACGCGCGCGGTCCTGCTGATCAACGGCCGCCGCGCGCCGCAGGTGGGCCGGATCTGCATGGGCATGATCATGGCCGACGTGACCGGCCTGCCGCCGGTGCGCGAGGGCGACGCGGCCTGGCTTGTGGGCGGCCCGGCCCAGCCGGGCGAACGGCCCGTGACGGCGCAGGACCTGGCCGACACCCTAGGCACCATCTCGTATGAAGTGCTCTGCCTGCTGGGGGCCACCAATCCCCGCCTGTACGGCTGA
- the tgt gene encoding tRNA guanosine(34) transglycosylase Tgt, which produces MTHLTFTLEHTDGAARAGTLRTAHGPVPTPVFMPVGTVGSVKALAPDDLLAIGAPIILGNTYHLYLRPGHELVARRGGLHNFAAWPGAILTDSGGFQVFSLSSLRKIREEGVEFRSHLDGSRHLFTPESVLEIQRALHSDVMMVLDECVPFGADYAYTERSLALTGRWARRARAAYPAGTARNLLFGIVQGGFFKDLRQRSAEEICALDFDGFAIGGLSVGEPKPQMYDLLYHTAPLLPREKPRYLMGVGTPLDIVTGIHAGVDMFDCVLPTRNARNGTLYTSHGKVNIKRREYAEDDRPLDPCCRCYTCRTFTRAYLRHLFASQELLAFRLNSLHNLTYFMDLVRGAREAILQNRYNDYLARIAALYPDEAARAAAG; this is translated from the coding sequence ATGACGCACCTCACCTTCACCCTGGAACACACGGACGGCGCGGCCCGCGCCGGGACCCTGCGCACGGCCCACGGCCCGGTGCCCACCCCCGTCTTCATGCCCGTGGGCACCGTGGGCTCCGTCAAAGCCCTGGCGCCGGACGATCTGCTGGCCATCGGCGCGCCCATCATCCTGGGCAATACCTACCATCTGTACCTGCGGCCCGGCCACGAGCTGGTGGCCCGGCGTGGCGGCCTGCACAACTTTGCCGCCTGGCCCGGCGCTATCCTTACGGACAGCGGCGGCTTCCAGGTCTTCAGTCTCAGCTCCCTGCGCAAAATCCGGGAAGAAGGCGTGGAGTTCCGCTCCCATCTGGACGGCTCCCGCCACCTCTTCACCCCCGAAAGCGTGCTGGAAATCCAGCGCGCGCTGCATTCCGACGTCATGATGGTGCTGGACGAGTGCGTGCCTTTCGGCGCGGACTACGCCTATACCGAGCGCTCCCTGGCCCTGACCGGCCGCTGGGCGCGCCGGGCGCGGGCCGCCTACCCCGCGGGCACGGCCCGCAACCTGCTTTTCGGCATCGTGCAGGGGGGCTTTTTTAAGGATCTGCGCCAACGTTCGGCCGAGGAAATCTGCGCCCTGGATTTTGACGGCTTCGCCATCGGCGGTCTCTCCGTGGGCGAACCCAAGCCGCAGATGTACGATCTGCTCTACCATACCGCTCCCCTCCTGCCGCGCGAAAAACCCCGTTACCTCATGGGCGTGGGCACGCCCCTGGACATCGTTACCGGCATCCACGCCGGGGTGGACATGTTCGACTGCGTGCTGCCCACCCGCAATGCCCGCAACGGCACCCTCTACACCTCTCACGGCAAGGTCAACATCAAGCGGCGCGAATACGCCGAAGACGACCGCCCCCTGGACCCCTGCTGCCGCTGTTACACCTGCCGCACCTTTACCCGCGCCTACCTGCGCCACCTCTTCGCCAGCCAGGAGCTGCTCGCCTTCCGCCTCAATTCCCTGCACAACCTTACCTATTTTATGGATCTGGTCCGCGGCGCGCGCGAGGCCATCCTCCAGAACCGCTACAACGACTACCTGGCCCGCATCGCCGCCCTCTACCCCGATGAGGCCGCCCGCGCCGCCGCAGGGTAA
- a CDS encoding ArsR/SmtB family transcription factor, which translates to MTSQQAIDVFNALASDVRLPLFRLLVRHAPEGLVAGEIAAHLGQTHTNLSFHLKELVHVGLITREKEGRCVRYRADIPLMLETVAYLTDQCCAGHPELCRRFRAASPVPQGVLPDLPGVNGQG; encoded by the coding sequence ATGACAAGCCAGCAAGCCATCGACGTCTTCAACGCCCTGGCCTCAGACGTGCGCCTGCCCCTCTTCCGGCTTCTGGTCCGCCACGCGCCGGAAGGCCTCGTGGCCGGCGAAATCGCCGCGCACCTGGGGCAGACCCACACAAACCTCTCTTTTCACCTTAAGGAGCTGGTCCATGTGGGCCTTATCACGCGGGAAAAAGAAGGCCGTTGCGTACGCTACCGGGCCGATATCCCCCTCATGCTCGAAACCGTGGCCTACCTCACGGATCAATGCTGCGCCGGCCATCCGGAGCTCTGCCGCCGCTTCCGCGCGGCCAGCCCCGTGCCCCAGGGCGTGCTGCCCGACCTGCCTGGGGTGAACGGCCAGGGGTGA
- the arsM gene encoding arsenite methyltransferase: MATENSSQNPQQVREIVRTGYAAIATGQRCCCSSRRSGQDDPQRLAQAMGYDAASLANLPEGANMGLSCGNPVAMAALQEGQRVLDLGCGGGFDVFQAGPRVKAAGRVIGVDMTPEMLAKARRNLVAYRQDSGLDNVEFRLGEIEHLPVADASIDVVLSNCVINLSPDKPQVWREVFRVLRPGGKAAVSDLALLQPLPEGVRAMAAALVGCVAGAVLVDEVRRLVEDAGFTNVVLRPKPDYVRHMQDWNDPLYRDVAQALPEGASLADYVVSLSVEAHKPA, translated from the coding sequence ATGGCAACGGAAAACAGTTCTCAAAATCCGCAGCAAGTGCGGGAAATCGTGCGCACCGGCTACGCGGCCATCGCCACGGGGCAGCGCTGCTGCTGCTCCAGCCGCCGCAGCGGGCAGGACGACCCCCAGCGTCTGGCCCAGGCCATGGGCTACGACGCGGCGAGCCTGGCCAACCTGCCTGAAGGAGCCAACATGGGCCTTTCCTGCGGCAATCCTGTGGCCATGGCGGCCCTGCAGGAGGGGCAGCGGGTGCTGGATCTGGGTTGCGGCGGCGGGTTTGACGTTTTTCAGGCCGGGCCGCGCGTCAAGGCCGCAGGCCGGGTCATCGGCGTGGACATGACCCCGGAAATGCTGGCCAAAGCCCGCCGTAACCTGGTTGCCTACCGGCAGGATTCCGGTCTGGACAACGTGGAGTTCCGCCTGGGGGAGATCGAGCACCTGCCCGTGGCCGACGCCAGCATCGACGTGGTGCTTTCCAACTGCGTCATCAACCTTTCCCCGGACAAGCCCCAGGTCTGGCGCGAAGTTTTTCGCGTGCTGCGGCCCGGCGGCAAGGCGGCTGTCTCAGATCTGGCCCTGCTCCAGCCTTTGCCCGAAGGCGTGCGTGCCATGGCCGCGGCCCTGGTGGGCTGCGTGGCCGGAGCCGTTCTGGTGGACGAAGTGCGCCGCCTGGTGGAGGATGCGGGCTTTACCAACGTGGTCTTGCGGCCCAAGCCCGACTATGTGCGCCATATGCAGGACTGGAACGATCCCCTCTACCGCGACGTCGCCCAGGCCTTGCCGGAAGGCGCGTCCCTGGCCGACTATGTCGTCAGCCTTTCCGTAGAGGCCCATAAGCCGGCATAG
- a CDS encoding translation initiation factor 2, whose product MLTIYVAASFKHKHGVRLLGRELRALGCSLLDWTEKAAPPPGLTPLERRIWMDTDQDGGQIYAFCRDACLTADLVIYYGASGQDAGVEVGLAAGAGVPVLGIRGPLEGAGLMLHGAVSAWVDSVEEALDALARVADHAAAHWRNAETEPDPVARRLALLLRARESA is encoded by the coding sequence ATGTTGACGATATATGTGGCGGCCTCGTTCAAACACAAGCACGGGGTGCGGCTGCTGGGGCGCGAGCTGCGGGCCCTGGGCTGCAGCCTGCTGGACTGGACGGAAAAAGCCGCGCCCCCGCCGGGGCTCACGCCCCTGGAACGGCGCATCTGGATGGATACGGATCAGGACGGCGGGCAGATCTACGCCTTTTGCCGGGACGCCTGCCTCACGGCGGATCTGGTCATTTATTACGGCGCGTCCGGGCAGGATGCCGGCGTGGAGGTGGGCCTGGCCGCCGGGGCCGGCGTGCCCGTGCTGGGCATTCGCGGGCCGCTGGAGGGCGCGGGGCTCATGCTGCATGGGGCGGTAAGCGCCTGGGTGGACAGTGTGGAGGAAGCCCTGGACGCGCTGGCCCGCGTGGCGGATCACGCCGCCGCCCACTGGCGAAATGCGGAGACCGAACCCGACCCCGTGGCCCGTCGCCTGGCCCTGCTGCTGCGCGCCCGGGAAAGCGCATAA
- the selD gene encoding selenide, water dikinase SelD: MKLLEKAHAAGUAAKLAPGALERLLAALPASGRPDLEARVLAGRARNEDAAVLRVPPGRALVQSADVLTPIVNDPFAFGRIAAANALSDIYAMGGEPWSAMNLAFFPPALAEDDPEGVLAAVLRGGLAALNEAGAVLAGGHTVQDEELKYGLAVTGVIDPARIARNDGLAPGQILLLTKPLGTGVLSTAVKAGWEEAAASEAELARWCGRLNAVGGAVIRELGLTAATDITGFGLGGHTLEMALASNVCVRLSTAALPLLPRALEYARDGLIPAGSHLNRRHCACRTLTAQGVDEALESLVFDAQTSGGLLLAVPPEAVATARAQLLAGGDLAAEVGEVMPARTDGVALLLE, from the coding sequence ATGAAGTTGTTGGAAAAAGCCCACGCCGCCGGTTGAGCGGCCAAGCTGGCTCCAGGGGCCCTGGAGCGTCTTTTAGCCGCGCTGCCCGCCTCCGGGCGGCCGGATCTGGAAGCCCGCGTGCTGGCCGGACGCGCCCGCAACGAGGACGCGGCCGTGCTGCGCGTGCCGCCGGGCCGCGCCCTGGTGCAAAGCGCGGACGTGCTGACGCCCATTGTGAACGACCCCTTTGCCTTTGGGCGCATTGCGGCGGCCAACGCCCTTTCGGACATCTACGCCATGGGCGGCGAGCCGTGGAGCGCCATGAACCTGGCTTTCTTTCCCCCGGCCCTGGCGGAGGACGACCCCGAAGGCGTGCTGGCGGCCGTGCTGCGGGGCGGCCTGGCGGCCCTGAACGAGGCCGGGGCCGTGCTGGCCGGCGGGCACACTGTGCAGGACGAAGAGCTCAAATACGGCCTGGCCGTGACCGGCGTCATCGACCCCGCGCGCATTGCCCGCAACGACGGCCTTGCGCCCGGTCAGATCCTGCTGCTGACCAAGCCCCTGGGCACGGGGGTGCTTTCCACGGCAGTCAAGGCCGGGTGGGAGGAGGCGGCGGCCAGCGAGGCCGAGCTTGCGCGCTGGTGCGGCCGGCTCAACGCCGTGGGCGGCGCGGTCATCCGCGAGCTGGGCCTGACGGCGGCTACGGATATTACGGGCTTCGGCCTGGGCGGGCACACGCTGGAAATGGCCCTGGCCTCCAATGTTTGCGTGCGCCTTTCCACCGCGGCCCTGCCCCTGCTGCCCCGCGCCCTGGAGTACGCCCGCGACGGGCTTATCCCCGCAGGCAGCCACCTGAACCGCAGGCACTGCGCCTGCCGCACGCTGACGGCGCAGGGCGTGGACGAAGCGCTGGAAAGCCTGGTTTTTGACGCCCAGACCTCCGGCGGGCTGCTGCTGGCCGTACCGCCGGAGGCCGTGGCGACGGCGCGGGCGCAACTGCTGGCGGGCGGAGATCTGGCCGCCGAGGTGGGCGAGGTTATGCCCGCCCGCACCGACGGCGTGGCCCTGTTGCTGGAATAG
- a CDS encoding glycosyltransferase family 9 protein, with translation MAERSNALLRALDRWAGVPLAAVSALWRAGRGQGAEPPQRVGFLCLGAIGDLLLFSACIAALRERLPQATFVLLTSRANAQAAALTPGLDVTAAFGIRQVPAMARWLRSQRLDLLMDASQWARLGAILCNFSRAKQTVGFATPGQCRAWGYDRTACHSNRRHEVENFLALGRTLYPDLTGAPRLLLPPDTAASAAAFLARAGVSAPPERCVCLHMWPSGTQSWLKEWPAAHWEALSRRLAERGFQVCLTGGPGDAARTAAFLRERPDCPAASLAGAGSLSDLACLFAHAAAVAAVNTGTMHLAALAGAPTVALNGPTNPLRWGPVGPHTRSLLPHRGPYAYLNLGFEYPRPPQACLDSLPVEDVLDALHSLDVL, from the coding sequence ATGGCTGAACGCAGCAATGCCCTGCTCCGCGCCCTGGACCGCTGGGCGGGCGTGCCCCTGGCCGCGGTCAGCGCTCTGTGGCGCGCGGGCCGCGGCCAGGGCGCGGAACCACCGCAACGGGTGGGCTTTCTCTGCCTGGGGGCCATTGGCGATCTGCTGCTGTTTTCCGCCTGCATTGCCGCCCTGCGGGAGCGCCTGCCCCAGGCGACCTTTGTGCTGCTGACCTCGCGCGCCAACGCCCAGGCCGCCGCGTTAACGCCCGGCCTGGACGTCACGGCGGCCTTCGGCATCCGGCAGGTGCCGGCCATGGCCCGCTGGCTGCGCAGCCAGCGGCTGGACCTGCTGATGGACGCCAGCCAGTGGGCGCGGCTGGGGGCCATCCTGTGCAATTTTTCCCGCGCAAAACAAACTGTGGGGTTTGCCACGCCGGGGCAGTGCCGGGCCTGGGGCTACGACCGCACGGCGTGCCACAGCAACCGCCGCCACGAAGTGGAAAATTTTCTGGCCCTGGGCCGGACCCTTTACCCCGATCTTACGGGCGCGCCCCGGCTGCTTCTGCCCCCCGACACGGCGGCGAGCGCCGCGGCTTTCCTGGCCCGGGCCGGCGTGTCGGCCCCGCCTGAGCGCTGTGTCTGCCTGCACATGTGGCCTTCGGGCACGCAATCCTGGCTCAAGGAATGGCCCGCCGCCCACTGGGAGGCGCTGAGCCGCCGCCTGGCGGAACGCGGCTTCCAGGTCTGCCTCACGGGCGGGCCCGGAGACGCGGCGCGCACGGCGGCCTTCTTGCGGGAGCGTCCGGACTGCCCGGCGGCGTCGCTGGCGGGCGCGGGCAGCCTGAGCGATCTGGCCTGCCTGTTCGCCCATGCGGCCGCTGTGGCGGCGGTCAATACGGGCACCATGCACTTGGCGGCTCTGGCGGGCGCGCCCACGGTGGCGCTCAACGGGCCCACAAACCCTCTGCGCTGGGGCCCCGTGGGACCGCATACGCGCAGCCTGCTGCCGCACCGCGGACCCTACGCCTACCTGAATCTGGGCTTCGAGTACCCCAGGCCGCCCCAGGCCTGCCTGGATTCGCTGCCCGTGGAGGACGTGCTGGACGCCCTGCACAGCCTGGACGTGCTGTAA
- the wbaP gene encoding undecaprenyl-phosphate galactose phosphotransferase WbaP gives MHYPPFWVRALRFLGFAPQNALLCLADLLALTGTAMAVFLLRAAFGGVDPVLYQWVLPLLLVLGPLLAGGLGLYPSVSLPPHREVRALFQLDCLLYGCIVAALFLSKTGDVYSRIVLTGSWACSAFTLPWARSLCRRRFARSRWWGSPLIIFDCGQDGREFWHYLKRHPERDLKPVAIRALPQDPAALRALFATAAARHPEAIALFLQATGQEQPQDYITEASRHFQRILVVPIFGDGFRVHWLTPRDLGQAVGLLVRQNLRDKRRLRFKRGMDLLLCLLGSLVLLPLGLFLALCIRLDSRGPIFFRQSRVGRGGREIRIFKFRTMVDRADAVLQDLLRADPALHEEWLRDQKLKNDPRITRVGRVLRKLSLDELPQLLNVVAGDMSLVGPRPIVANEKEKYGPVYEEYCLVRPGITGLWQVSGRNDTSYAERVSYDHYYISNWSVWMDLWILARTVPVVLTGYGAY, from the coding sequence ATGCACTATCCGCCTTTCTGGGTCCGCGCCCTGCGCTTTTTGGGCTTCGCGCCGCAAAACGCCCTACTCTGCCTGGCAGACCTGCTGGCCCTTACCGGCACGGCCATGGCCGTCTTTTTGCTGCGCGCCGCCTTCGGCGGCGTGGACCCCGTGCTCTACCAATGGGTGCTGCCCCTGCTGCTGGTGCTGGGGCCGCTCCTGGCCGGGGGCCTGGGGCTTTACCCCAGCGTCAGCCTGCCGCCGCACCGCGAGGTGCGCGCCCTGTTCCAGCTCGATTGCCTGCTCTACGGCTGCATTGTGGCGGCCCTGTTCCTTTCCAAAACGGGCGACGTTTACTCGCGCATCGTGCTTACGGGCAGCTGGGCCTGCAGCGCCTTTACCCTGCCCTGGGCGCGCAGCCTGTGCCGCCGCCGGTTCGCGCGCAGCCGGTGGTGGGGCAGCCCGCTGATCATTTTTGACTGCGGCCAGGACGGCCGCGAATTCTGGCACTACCTCAAGCGCCATCCGGAACGCGACCTCAAGCCCGTGGCCATCCGGGCCCTGCCGCAGGATCCGGCCGCCCTGCGCGCGCTGTTCGCCACTGCGGCGGCCCGCCACCCTGAGGCCATTGCCCTGTTCCTGCAAGCCACCGGCCAGGAGCAGCCGCAGGACTACATCACCGAGGCCAGCCGCCATTTTCAGCGCATCCTGGTGGTGCCTATTTTCGGCGACGGCTTCCGGGTGCACTGGCTTACCCCGCGTGACCTGGGCCAGGCCGTGGGCCTGTTGGTGCGCCAGAACCTGCGCGACAAACGCCGCCTGCGCTTCAAGCGCGGCATGGACCTGCTGCTCTGCCTCCTGGGGTCTCTGGTGCTGCTGCCGCTGGGGCTTTTTCTGGCCCTCTGCATCCGGCTGGACAGCCGCGGCCCCATCTTTTTCCGCCAGAGCCGCGTGGGACGCGGCGGACGGGAGATCCGCATTTTCAAATTCCGCACCATGGTCGACCGTGCGGACGCAGTGCTGCAGGATCTGCTGCGCGCAGACCCCGCCCTGCACGAGGAATGGCTCAGAGACCAGAAGCTGAAAAACGATCCCCGCATCACCCGTGTGGGGCGCGTGCTGCGCAAGCTGAGTCTGGATGAGCTACCCCAGCTGCTTAACGTGGTCGCAGGCGATATGAGCCTGGTGGGGCCGCGCCCCATCGTCGCCAACGAAAAAGAAAAATACGGCCCCGTGTACGAAGAGTACTGTCTGGTCCGCCCCGGCATCACCGGCCTGTGGCAGGTTTCCGGCCGCAATGACACTTCCTATGCGGAGCGGGTGTCTTACGACCATTACTATATCAGCAACTGGTCCGTGTGGATGGATCTCTGGATTCTGGCCAGAACCGTGCCGGTGGTGCTTACCGGCTATGGAGCCTACTGA